A single window of Fischerella sp. PCC 9605 DNA harbors:
- the nadB gene encoding L-aspartate oxidase — protein sequence MLQTDIPSHFDVLVVGAGAAGLYTALCLPESLRVGLITKESMSLSASDWAQGGIAAAVAPDDSPYLHVEDTIKAGAFLCDRPAVEFLAQQAPKSIQSLVELGVAFDRQGGALALTLEAAHSKHRVLHAADTTGREVITTLTAQVLRRKNIQVIQQALALSLWLHPETWHCQGMSLFYQGQITWVKAGAVVLATGGGGQVFAQTTNPAVSTGDGVAIAWRAGAILRDLEFVQFHPTALTKPGADRFLISEAVRGEGAHLIDNEGRRFAFDYHPAGELAPRDVVSRAIFSHLQSTAADPATAHVWLDMRPIPAEKIRYRFPNIIRVCKRWGIDVFSEPIPVAPAAHYWMGGILTDLMNRTNIPGLYAVGETASTGVHGANRLASNSLLECIVFGAQLAHLQLTSDQTSAEKETQALSLREYSAGVDEWQTQQEFLKDLRQKIPRLVWQSAGICREQSGLETAIATVESWQQDFANLSISQFLISLRAAESASFAIPNVERQLRLWAETRNLLDVAYLILKSAAFRTESRGGHYRLDYPQSDPSWQVHTLVQNHNWWKSPVLE from the coding sequence TTGCTGCAAACAGATATTCCTAGCCATTTTGATGTTTTAGTAGTCGGCGCTGGTGCTGCTGGACTATATACGGCACTTTGCTTGCCAGAGTCATTGCGAGTCGGCTTGATTACCAAAGAAAGCATGTCTTTGTCGGCCAGTGATTGGGCGCAGGGTGGTATTGCAGCTGCGGTAGCCCCAGACGACTCGCCGTATCTGCACGTTGAAGACACAATCAAAGCAGGTGCCTTTTTGTGCGATCGCCCTGCTGTTGAATTCCTTGCTCAACAAGCCCCAAAAAGCATTCAATCCTTAGTGGAGTTGGGTGTTGCTTTTGACCGTCAGGGCGGTGCGTTAGCTTTAACTTTAGAAGCAGCCCACTCCAAGCACCGCGTTCTCCACGCCGCCGACACTACAGGCAGGGAAGTTATTACAACTCTTACTGCCCAAGTACTGCGACGTAAAAATATTCAAGTAATTCAACAAGCTTTGGCTTTGAGCTTGTGGTTGCATCCAGAAACTTGGCACTGTCAGGGAATGAGCCTGTTTTATCAAGGTCAAATCACATGGGTTAAAGCTGGTGCGGTGGTGTTAGCAACAGGTGGTGGTGGTCAGGTATTTGCTCAAACCACTAACCCTGCTGTCAGTACGGGAGATGGAGTAGCGATCGCTTGGCGTGCTGGGGCAATTCTCAGAGATTTAGAATTTGTCCAATTTCACCCTACAGCCCTGACTAAACCTGGTGCTGACCGCTTTTTGATTAGTGAAGCTGTACGTGGTGAGGGAGCACATCTGATTGATAACGAAGGACGGCGTTTTGCCTTTGATTATCACCCTGCTGGTGAACTGGCCCCCAGAGATGTGGTAAGCCGGGCGATTTTTAGTCATTTGCAAAGTACTGCTGCCGATCCCGCCACTGCCCATGTCTGGTTGGATATGCGTCCCATTCCCGCCGAAAAGATTCGCTATCGCTTTCCTAATATCATCAGAGTCTGCAAGCGCTGGGGTATTGATGTCTTTTCCGAACCAATTCCTGTTGCCCCCGCTGCCCATTACTGGATGGGTGGTATTCTCACAGATTTAATGAATCGCACCAATATTCCTGGTTTGTACGCCGTGGGAGAAACTGCTAGTACTGGTGTACATGGTGCAAATCGTCTTGCTAGTAATTCGCTACTGGAATGTATTGTTTTTGGCGCGCAACTGGCACATCTGCAATTGACAAGCGATCAAACTAGTGCAGAGAAAGAGACACAAGCCCTATCATTGCGAGAATACAGCGCCGGTGTAGATGAATGGCAAACCCAGCAAGAATTTTTAAAAGATTTACGACAAAAAATACCACGTTTAGTGTGGCAAAGTGCTGGTATCTGCCGGGAACAGTCAGGATTAGAAACGGCGATCGCGACAGTAGAATCTTGGCAGCAGGATTTTGCTAATTTAAGCATCAGCCAATTTTTAATCTCTTTACGTGCTGCGGAATCGGCTAGTTTCGCCATACCTAATGTAGAACGGCAATTACGACTGTGGGCAGAAACTCGCAATTTATTAGATGTAGCTTATTTAATTCTTAAAAGTGCTGCTT
- the psbU gene encoding photosystem II complex extrinsic protein PsbU yields MKGLVRLLTVFSLLLVGCLAWLGTPQIAQASNLNSFALPSVPVLAADIALRNRADAKLADVYGEKIDLNNTNVRAFQKYPGFYPNLAGKIIKNAPYDQVEDVLKIEGLTERQKQLLQANLDNFIVTEVEPAFTEGFDRINPGIYR; encoded by the coding sequence GTGAAAGGATTGGTGCGTTTATTAACAGTCTTTAGTTTGTTGTTGGTAGGATGCTTGGCATGGCTGGGTACGCCTCAGATAGCCCAAGCAAGCAATTTAAACAGTTTTGCTTTGCCATCAGTTCCTGTTCTAGCAGCGGATATCGCCCTGCGGAATCGGGCAGATGCTAAGCTTGCAGACGTATACGGTGAAAAAATCGATTTGAATAACACCAACGTGCGAGCTTTTCAGAAATACCCCGGATTTTATCCAAATTTGGCAGGCAAAATTATCAAAAATGCTCCTTACGATCAAGTGGAGGATGTGCTGAAAATTGAAGGATTAACCGAACGCCAAAAACAATTACTGCAAGCTAACCTGGATAACTTCATCGTTACAGAAGTGGAACCTGCTTTCACTGAAGGATTCGATCGCATTAACCCCGGTATCTACAGATAA
- the pirA gene encoding arginine synthesis PII-interacting regulator PirA translates to MIMNRLEASKKAHEVHRENIKRSLQHRLQVARAKGDEKLIRQLEAEMKYFS, encoded by the coding sequence ATGATTATGAATAGGCTAGAAGCCTCAAAAAAGGCACACGAAGTTCATAGAGAGAATATTAAAAGAAGCTTGCAGCATCGCTTGCAAGTAGCCAGAGCGAAAGGCGATGAAAAGCTCATTCGTCAGCTAGAAGCAGAAATGAAGTATTTCAGCTAA
- a CDS encoding SAM hydrolase/SAM-dependent halogenase family protein, which translates to MFENQQKQQALLTLLSDFGDRDVYVGVMKGVIAKINSRVKIVDLTHQIPPQDIAAARFCLMDAYSYFPMGTVHVAVVDPGVGGLRRAIAVEFANGFLVGPDNGLFSGVLSQSPAIAVAELTNPEYWHTLHPSSTFHGRDIFAPVGAHLASGVPLKKLGREIDPETLVKLEIPECSRTGNTITGCIQYIDHFGNLVSNIPGSYVQGKSWGVVLGEKTITGSGTYGDVKVGSAIALIGSHGWVEIAINRGNARSLLQMQLGDTIQVVSS; encoded by the coding sequence ATGTTCGAGAATCAACAGAAGCAACAGGCACTGCTAACATTGTTGAGTGATTTTGGCGATCGCGATGTGTATGTCGGCGTGATGAAGGGAGTTATCGCCAAGATTAACTCTAGAGTGAAGATTGTAGACTTAACACACCAAATTCCACCACAAGACATTGCTGCGGCCAGGTTTTGCCTTATGGATGCTTATTCCTATTTCCCTATGGGAACAGTGCATGTGGCGGTAGTAGATCCGGGTGTGGGAGGACTAAGAAGGGCGATCGCAGTAGAATTTGCAAATGGATTTTTAGTAGGCCCCGACAATGGTTTATTTAGTGGAGTTTTGAGTCAAAGTCCTGCTATTGCAGTGGCAGAACTGACAAACCCAGAGTATTGGCACACTCTCCACCCTAGCAGCACTTTTCACGGTAGAGATATTTTTGCACCAGTGGGAGCGCATCTTGCTAGCGGTGTTCCCCTGAAAAAGCTAGGGCGAGAAATTGATCCAGAAACTTTAGTTAAGCTAGAGATACCCGAATGCAGTCGGACAGGTAACACCATAACAGGCTGCATTCAATATATTGACCACTTCGGTAACTTAGTCAGTAATATTCCTGGAAGTTACGTGCAAGGCAAAAGCTGGGGCGTGGTTTTAGGTGAAAAGACTATAACCGGTAGTGGAACTTATGGAGATGTTAAAGTAGGGAGTGCGATCGCACTGATTGGCAGTCATGGCTGGGTAGAAATTGCCATTAATAGGGGTAATGCGCGATCGCTGTTGCAGATGCAGTTGGGAGATACCATACAAGTAGTTAGTAGTTAG
- a CDS encoding DUF2301 domain-containing membrane protein: protein MTTQTISAPEVYQGQFGEFTITKSDRTGVIIYRSGLMIAAVCFAIASALVLFAPHPTIFKLLTPLYACFSLALGVSLLTIHIYMVELHRLLQVFWVIGSITAIVVALSSSDPLAIAVYTQPLSLLGIGFTFAALTGIYFKEAFCFNRLETKLLTPIVPLLLLGHLLKILPIQWERVLLGTWAILFLVFAVRKAVQAIPPDIGDKSVFEYLKARRSAKA from the coding sequence ATGACTACGCAAACAATATCTGCACCAGAAGTATATCAAGGTCAGTTTGGCGAATTTACAATTACCAAAAGCGATCGCACTGGCGTCATTATCTACCGCAGTGGCTTAATGATAGCCGCTGTTTGCTTTGCGATCGCTAGTGCTTTAGTGTTATTCGCTCCTCACCCAACCATATTCAAACTGTTAACGCCTCTGTACGCCTGTTTTAGTCTCGCTTTGGGTGTAAGTTTATTGACTATCCATATCTATATGGTAGAATTACACCGACTTTTACAGGTTTTTTGGGTAATTGGCAGTATAACCGCAATTGTAGTAGCGCTATCTAGCAGCGATCCTTTGGCGATCGCAGTTTATACTCAGCCACTTTCCTTACTTGGAATTGGTTTTACCTTTGCGGCTTTGACAGGTATTTATTTTAAAGAAGCCTTTTGCTTCAATCGTTTGGAAACCAAATTACTAACTCCGATTGTGCCGTTGCTACTGCTGGGACATTTACTAAAGATTTTACCTATTCAGTGGGAACGAGTATTGTTAGGAACTTGGGCTATTTTGTTTTTAGTTTTTGCTGTGCGTAAGGCAGTGCAAGCAATTCCTCCGGATATTGGGGATAAGTCTGTATTTGAATATTTAAAAGCAAGACGTTCTGCAAAAGCTTAA
- a CDS encoding HAF repeat/PEP-CTERM domain-containing protein — MTSITSLKTKVKTKVKKLTVLLGSAAVMTLGVSASAMAASLYDVTELGYVIYDPYESNGASGINDVGQVVGGAYVGAGGGTRGFIWDSSTGITNLGTLPDGNHSGANNINNAGQVVGSSDSGYSANRPYLWSKDTGMIDLGTLPGESEGSAYSINNAGQVVGESGYRAFLWNQSTGMTDLGTLPGESYSHANDINDVGQIVGSSGNRAVMWNDNVITNLGTLPGRNYSYAYAINNAGQIVGSSSNSSNGNSRAVLWNSNGDITDLGTFADGSSSYASDINNIGQVVGRAGDRAVVWDSSSGISDLNKLIDPSLGWTLNGAIAINNKGQIVGYGKNKKDQYRAFLLTPKSHKPVPEPLTMGGTILAGTGLAYLRRRQGRLRRSSKA, encoded by the coding sequence ATGACATCAATCACAAGTTTAAAAACAAAAGTCAAAACCAAAGTCAAAAAGCTAACAGTATTACTTGGCAGCGCTGCTGTGATGACATTGGGTGTGAGTGCCTCAGCAATGGCAGCATCCCTGTACGATGTCACGGAATTGGGCTACGTTATATACGATCCATACGAGTCCAATGGAGCCTCTGGCATCAATGATGTCGGTCAAGTTGTGGGTGGCGCATATGTAGGTGCAGGCGGCGGTACTCGTGGCTTTATATGGGATAGCAGTACTGGCATAACTAACCTGGGCACTCTCCCAGATGGAAATCACAGTGGTGCCAATAACATCAATAATGCTGGTCAGGTGGTGGGATCTTCAGACAGCGGCTATTCTGCAAATCGTCCTTATTTGTGGAGCAAAGACACTGGCATGATTGACCTGGGTACTCTTCCAGGAGAAAGTGAAGGCAGCGCCTATAGCATCAATAATGCGGGTCAAGTGGTGGGGGAGTCTGGCTATCGCGCATTTTTATGGAACCAAAGCACTGGTATGACCGACCTTGGTACTCTCCCAGGAGAAAGTTACAGTCACGCCAATGACATAAATGATGTCGGTCAGATAGTGGGAAGTTCTGGTAATCGCGCTGTTATGTGGAATGACAATGTTATTACCAATCTTGGTACTCTCCCAGGAAGAAATTACAGTTACGCTTATGCCATTAATAATGCTGGTCAGATAGTAGGGTCTTCGTCAAATAGCAGCAATGGAAATAGCCGTGCCGTTTTGTGGAACAGCAACGGTGACATAACCGATCTCGGCACGTTTGCGGATGGGAGTTCCAGTTACGCCTCTGACATCAATAATATCGGTCAGGTAGTGGGGAGAGCAGGCGATCGCGCTGTTGTGTGGGATAGCAGCAGTGGCATAAGTGACCTTAACAAATTGATTGATCCTAGTCTAGGTTGGACGTTGAACGGTGCAATAGCGATTAATAACAAGGGTCAGATTGTCGGTTACGGCAAGAATAAGAAAGATCAATATCGCGCTTTCTTGCTAACTCCCAAATCACACAAACCAGTACCAGAACCATTGACAATGGGCGGTACGATACTAGCAGGAACTGGTTTAGCTTATCTGCGTCGCCGCCAAGGTCGTCTGCGTCGGTCATCAAAAGCATGA
- a CDS encoding HAF repeat/PEP-CTERM domain-containing protein, with amino-acid sequence MKSITSLKTKVKTKVKKLTVLLGSAAVMTLGVNASATAASLYDVTILSDLESAYFGKNVRINNFGQVVGTSNSSNGARASLWSSSTGTINLGTLPGGTYSEAIDINDAGQVAGISSSSDGDRHFLWSSSTGMVDFSTLSGLNSNTPHSITAINNTGQVVGNIKKNDDSYSPFLWSNNTGTVELDVVGDGYNSYSKDINDVGQIVGTYSRLDGSGVSKGFLWNNNEATDLSEALDAYVSEPSSINNFGQVVGTYTPSWTEEVYEESSLSRLPRAFLWSSSTGKVDIGVDEFNKGIYSVPLDVNDLGQVVGSTFGGDWSDAFFWDSSTGWINLNTVVDPSLGWTIEYASDINNKGQIIAFGNNKNGRFGTVLLTPKSHKPVPEPLTMGGTVLAGAGLAYLRRRQGRLRRSSKA; translated from the coding sequence ATGAAATCAATCACAAGTTTAAAAACAAAAGTCAAAACAAAGGTCAAAAAGTTAACAGTATTACTTGGCAGTGCTGCGGTAATGACATTGGGCGTCAACGCTTCAGCAACGGCAGCATCCCTGTACGATGTCACTATATTGAGCGATCTGGAAAGTGCGTATTTTGGTAAGAACGTTAGGATTAATAACTTCGGTCAGGTAGTTGGTACTTCTAATAGTAGCAATGGTGCTCGTGCCTCGTTGTGGAGTAGCAGCACTGGTACCATAAATCTGGGTACTCTACCAGGCGGAACCTACAGTGAAGCCATTGACATCAACGATGCAGGCCAAGTAGCAGGGATTTCATCTAGTAGTGATGGCGACCGTCACTTTTTGTGGAGTAGTAGCACTGGCATGGTTGACTTCAGTACTCTTTCAGGTTTAAATTCCAATACTCCCCATTCAATTACGGCCATCAATAATACAGGTCAGGTGGTGGGAAATATTAAGAAGAACGACGATTCTTATAGCCCCTTCTTGTGGAGCAACAATACTGGCACGGTTGAATTGGATGTAGTTGGCGATGGGTATAACAGTTACTCCAAAGACATCAATGATGTCGGTCAGATTGTGGGAACTTATAGTCGCCTTGATGGTAGTGGCGTTAGTAAGGGTTTCTTGTGGAACAACAATGAAGCCACCGATCTCAGCGAAGCCTTGGATGCATATGTAAGTGAACCTAGTAGTATTAATAACTTTGGTCAGGTTGTAGGAACTTATACCCCTAGTTGGACTGAGGAGGTTTATGAAGAGAGCTCTTTGTCTAGGCTTCCTCGGGCTTTTTTGTGGAGCAGCAGCACTGGCAAGGTTGACATAGGTGTCGATGAATTTAACAAAGGAATATACAGCGTGCCTCTTGACGTTAATGATCTTGGTCAGGTAGTAGGAAGTACCTTTGGTGGTGACTGGTCTGACGCCTTTTTTTGGGATAGCAGCACTGGTTGGATTAACCTTAACACCGTAGTTGACCCCAGTTTGGGCTGGACAATAGAGTATGCAAGCGACATTAACAACAAAGGTCAGATCATCGCTTTCGGCAACAACAAGAATGGTAGATTTGGCACTGTATTACTCACTCCCAAATCACACAAACCAGTACCAGAACCATTGACAATGGGTGGTACGGTACTAGCAGGGGCTGGTTTAGCTTATCTGCGTCGCCGCCAAGGTCGTCTGCGTCGGTCATCAAAAGCATGA
- a CDS encoding HAF repeat-containing PEP-CTERM protein codes for MKSITSLKTKVKTKVKKLTVLLGSAAVMTLGVSASAMAASLYDITDLGLLSSNDGSSMAFGINNLGQVVGRSGNRAFVWSSSDGMTDLGILPGGTYSEGYAINDAGQVVGNTYTDSNHSGYQDFRSRAFFWSSSTGMTDLGTLPGGDSSYANSINNTGQVVGTSKNTSDDISSAFLWSSKTGMIDLGISEYKSWASDINDFGQIVGGNGQAFLLDSNGLIWPRTISPIANASAINNVGQIAGNYRYTADGPRSFFWSSSTGAIDLASTSSQDNEGIYSVTNDINDAGQIVGLKISGLDPFVWDSSTGMLNLNTLIDPNSGWDLDDALAINNNGQIVGYGTNKNGQKRAFLLTPKSHKPVPEPLTMGGTVIAGAGLAYLRRRQGRLRRSSFNNND; via the coding sequence ATGAAATCAATCACAAGTTTAAAAACAAAAGTCAAAACAAAAGTCAAAAAGCTAACAGTATTACTTGGCAGTGCTGCGGTAATGACATTGGGTGTGAGTGCCTCAGCAATGGCAGCATCCCTGTACGATATCACCGACTTGGGTTTGCTTTCATCAAACGACGGCAGCAGTATGGCCTTTGGCATTAATAATCTTGGTCAGGTGGTTGGTAGGTCTGGCAATCGCGCCTTTGTGTGGAGCAGCAGCGACGGCATGACTGACCTCGGTATCCTTCCAGGTGGAACTTACAGTGAAGGCTATGCTATTAATGATGCAGGTCAGGTGGTAGGAAATACTTATACTGATAGCAACCATAGCGGCTATCAGGACTTTAGAAGTCGCGCTTTTTTTTGGAGTAGCAGTACTGGCATGACTGACCTTGGTACCCTTCCAGGTGGAGATAGCAGTTACGCCAATAGCATCAATAATACAGGTCAGGTGGTAGGTACTTCTAAGAATACCAGCGATGATATTAGTAGCGCTTTTTTGTGGAGCAGCAAAACCGGCATGATTGACCTGGGCATCTCTGAATATAAAAGTTGGGCTTCTGATATTAACGATTTCGGTCAGATTGTGGGGGGCAACGGTCAAGCTTTTTTATTGGACAGCAATGGATTAATTTGGCCGCGTACTATCTCACCAATTGCTAATGCCTCTGCGATCAATAATGTCGGTCAGATTGCGGGCAATTATAGGTACACTGCTGACGGTCCTCGCAGCTTTTTCTGGAGTAGTAGTACCGGTGCGATTGACCTAGCTTCTACTTCAAGCCAGGATAACGAAGGCATCTACAGCGTAACTAATGACATCAATGATGCTGGTCAGATAGTGGGACTTAAGATTAGCGGTTTAGATCCTTTTGTGTGGGATAGCAGCACCGGCATGCTTAACCTTAACACCCTAATTGATCCAAATTCGGGCTGGGATCTGGATGATGCGTTAGCTATCAATAATAATGGTCAGATTGTTGGTTATGGAACGAATAAAAACGGTCAAAAACGCGCTTTCTTGCTAACTCCCAAATCACACAAACCAGTACCAGAACCATTGACAATGGGCGGTACGGTAATAGCAGGGGCTGGTTTAGCTTATCTGCGTCGCCGCCAAGGTCGTCTGCGTCGGTCAAGTTTTAACAATAATGATTGA
- a CDS encoding RNA methyltransferase, with amino-acid sequence MILAGVKIILVEPAGPLNVGSVARVMKNFGLHQLVLVNPQCDPLGMEARQMAVHAQDILDAAVSVATLPEALQGCKRAIATTGIDHHWQAPLETPRTALPWLLAEEGQPAALIFGREDRGLTNQELNYAQRFVRIPTSPNYSSLNLATAVAICCYELAQFDAERENFTPSSLPCIPASSATAPESEIAPLDVVEAYYQQLESLLLKIGYLYPHTAASRMEKFRQLYNRAQLQTREVAMLRGILRQVKWALSNKSDSEKF; translated from the coding sequence ATGATATTGGCTGGAGTAAAAATTATACTGGTTGAGCCAGCTGGCCCCTTGAATGTGGGGTCTGTTGCACGGGTGATGAAAAATTTTGGGCTGCATCAACTGGTGTTAGTAAATCCCCAATGCGACCCCTTGGGAATGGAAGCAAGGCAAATGGCGGTTCATGCCCAAGATATTTTAGATGCAGCGGTATCGGTAGCGACATTACCAGAAGCGTTGCAAGGGTGTAAAAGAGCGATCGCCACAACTGGTATTGATCATCACTGGCAAGCGCCTTTAGAAACCCCCCGTACAGCACTACCCTGGTTACTAGCAGAGGAAGGACAACCCGCAGCACTAATTTTTGGTAGAGAAGACCGGGGATTAACTAATCAAGAATTAAACTATGCCCAGCGCTTTGTCCGCATTCCCACGAGTCCCAATTATTCATCGCTGAATTTAGCTACGGCTGTGGCAATTTGTTGTTACGAGTTAGCACAATTTGATGCAGAAAGAGAAAATTTCACACCATCTTCGCTTCCCTGCATCCCTGCATCTTCTGCAACAGCACCTGAGTCCGAAATCGCACCTTTGGATGTTGTGGAAGCATACTATCAGCAATTAGAATCCCTATTGCTAAAGATTGGTTATCTGTATCCCCATACAGCAGCCAGCCGGATGGAAAAATTCCGGCAATTGTATAATCGCGCTCAATTACAAACTCGCGAGGTTGCTATGTTACGAGGTATTTTACGACAGGTGAAATGGGCGCTCTCTAACAAAAGCGATAGTGAAAAATTTTAA
- a CDS encoding serine hydrolase, whose amino-acid sequence METRTDMTGFSRRQPTSGRRQLPRKVQKLGPNQVKASKEQQRPPQNGTTLTRLKVNPSANNASTAKKRPGVVVPAAIKPIPTKPGKIPPFKPSNVKVKTVRVRKQALPKKIRTSRKTRLKPMARTILYALRLLIVGVGIGAIVGTVLSVLDPASRIATTGISANDDLRQAQTQPSPTPTATVSTPSLSQEIIPLKTAMQGLMAGNPNLTPGVFVVDLDNGGYVDINASSSFPAASTIKIPILVAFFQDVDAGKIRLDEMLTMQKEMVAGGSGDMQYKPAGSQFKALEVATKMMTISDNTATNMLITRMGGIEALNQRFRSWGLTTTVIRNQLPDLQGTNTTSPKELGNLMGMVSQGNLVSMISRDRILDIMRNTVRNTLLPSGLGQGATIAHKTGDIGTMLADAGLVDLPTNKRYVVAVMVKRPNNDPNARKLISSISRAAYQQFTETTPTIPTSAPPNPAPTSSNTSGAVPTPTPTTSNTSGVVPTPTPTTSNTPTIAVPTPAPTSSYQPPVITPLAPPTNSLPTTNYQYPIMSPPLPNNFGGSLPPTSYQSPPMMNPQYYPYPYQR is encoded by the coding sequence ATGGAAACCAGAACTGATATGACAGGTTTCTCACGACGTCAACCTACTAGTGGACGCCGCCAGCTTCCCCGAAAAGTGCAAAAGTTGGGGCCAAATCAAGTGAAAGCTTCTAAGGAACAACAGCGCCCTCCTCAAAACGGAACAACGCTGACACGTTTAAAAGTGAATCCTTCCGCCAACAATGCTAGTACAGCTAAAAAGCGACCGGGGGTAGTAGTGCCAGCAGCTATCAAACCCATCCCTACTAAACCAGGAAAGATTCCACCCTTCAAGCCCAGCAATGTCAAGGTAAAAACTGTACGAGTGCGTAAGCAGGCTTTGCCCAAAAAGATCAGAACATCCCGAAAAACACGGTTAAAGCCCATGGCAAGAACCATTCTATATGCCCTGCGCTTACTAATTGTGGGAGTTGGTATTGGTGCAATCGTAGGAACGGTATTGTCAGTATTAGACCCTGCTAGCCGTATCGCCACTACTGGAATATCAGCCAATGATGACTTAAGGCAAGCGCAGACACAGCCTAGTCCCACTCCTACAGCTACAGTTTCTACTCCATCATTATCGCAAGAAATTATCCCCTTGAAAACTGCCATGCAAGGTCTGATGGCTGGCAACCCAAATCTGACACCAGGGGTTTTTGTGGTCGATTTGGACAATGGTGGTTACGTAGATATAAATGCCTCCTCAAGTTTTCCCGCAGCCAGTACAATTAAGATTCCAATTCTAGTTGCCTTTTTCCAGGATGTGGATGCTGGAAAGATTCGCCTCGATGAAATGCTGACCATGCAAAAAGAGATGGTTGCAGGCGGTTCTGGAGATATGCAGTACAAACCCGCAGGTTCCCAGTTCAAAGCGCTGGAAGTTGCAACTAAGATGATGACAATTAGCGATAATACAGCGACCAATATGCTGATAACCCGTATGGGTGGCATTGAGGCATTAAATCAGCGCTTCCGGAGTTGGGGTTTAACAACCACAGTTATTCGCAACCAACTTCCTGACTTGCAAGGTACGAATACTACTAGTCCCAAAGAATTAGGAAATTTGATGGGGATGGTTAGTCAAGGCAATTTAGTAAGCATGATATCGCGCGATCGCATACTTGATATCATGCGTAATACTGTTAGAAATACCTTGTTACCAAGTGGTTTAGGACAGGGTGCAACTATTGCCCACAAGACAGGCGATATTGGTACGATGCTAGCAGATGCAGGTTTAGTTGACCTCCCAACTAACAAACGTTACGTAGTTGCTGTGATGGTAAAACGCCCCAACAACGACCCCAACGCCAGAAAATTAATTAGCTCAATTTCTCGCGCTGCTTACCAACAATTTACTGAAACAACTCCTACTATCCCAACAAGTGCGCCACCAAACCCAGCGCCTACAAGTTCTAACACCTCGGGTGCTGTGCCAACTCCAACGCCTACAACTTCTAACACCTCGGGTGTTGTACCGACTCCAACCCCTACAACTTCTAACACTCCGACAATTGCTGTACCAACTCCAGCGCCTACAAGCAGTTATCAGCCCCCAGTCATAACTCCTCTTGCACCACCAACAAATTCTCTGCCCACAACTAATTATCAGTACCCCATCATGAGTCCGCCTCTGCCTAATAACTTCGGAGGTTCTTTACCTCCAACTAGTTATCAGTCTCCACCAATGATGAATCCACAGTATTATCCTTACCCTTATCAAAGATAA
- the psb28 gene encoding photosystem II reaction center protein Psb28 gives MASTIPSIQFFTGISEELSNVSLRRNSSGKRIVLMMFNRLKAIEGLNSFTKQSLNSMLLTDEEGNINVTPSSVKFIFGGAEGDELQRVECKIEIERDDHWERFMRFMHRYAEANGMAYGES, from the coding sequence ATGGCATCTACTATACCGTCAATTCAATTTTTTACTGGTATTTCCGAAGAACTGAGTAATGTTAGCTTGCGACGAAACAGTTCTGGGAAGCGTATAGTCTTGATGATGTTCAATCGATTAAAAGCCATAGAAGGATTGAATAGCTTCACAAAACAATCTTTAAATTCAATGCTGTTAACTGATGAAGAAGGCAATATAAATGTTACACCTTCTTCTGTAAAATTTATTTTCGGGGGTGCAGAAGGTGATGAGCTACAACGGGTAGAGTGCAAAATTGAAATCGAACGGGATGACCATTGGGAAAGATTTATGAGATTTATGCATCGTTACGCTGAGGCAAATGGCATGGCTTATGGTGAATCATAA